Proteins encoded within one genomic window of Brenneria nigrifluens DSM 30175 = ATCC 13028:
- a CDS encoding ATP-binding cassette domain-containing protein yields the protein MNPLLRVDALSLRSGRQTLVSDLSFTIAPGERVGLIGESGSGKSLTALAVIGLLPAGIQAQGSVVLADRQVIGAGDRQLTRLRGDGVAMVFQEPLTALDPLMKIGRQLAEPLRRRALRDGRAADRRTVEREVLSWLERVALSPPRRIAAAWPHELSGGQRQRVAIAMALACRPALLIADEPTTALDVTTQADILALLTDLVREQGSALLFISHDLPVVAKVADGVMVMNNGHLVEQGDLATIFSQPKNSYTQMLVATANAFDKILGGPS from the coding sequence ATGAATCCGTTGCTTCGCGTGGACGCGCTGTCGTTGCGCTCGGGCCGACAGACGCTGGTGTCGGATCTCTCCTTTACCATTGCGCCGGGAGAACGGGTGGGGTTAATCGGCGAGTCGGGATCGGGAAAATCACTTACCGCGCTGGCGGTTATCGGGCTGCTGCCGGCCGGGATTCAGGCGCAGGGCTCCGTGGTGCTGGCCGATCGGCAGGTCATCGGCGCCGGCGATCGGCAACTGACCCGGCTGCGGGGCGACGGCGTGGCAATGGTGTTTCAGGAGCCGCTGACCGCGCTGGATCCGTTGATGAAAATCGGCCGGCAACTGGCGGAACCTCTCAGGCGCCGAGCGCTGCGCGACGGGCGCGCGGCCGATCGCCGCACGGTGGAGCGCGAGGTGTTGAGCTGGCTCGAACGGGTGGCGCTGTCGCCGCCGCGGAGGATCGCCGCGGCCTGGCCGCATGAGCTGTCCGGCGGGCAGCGTCAGCGGGTGGCGATAGCCATGGCGCTGGCCTGCCGGCCGGCGCTGCTGATTGCGGATGAACCCACGACGGCGCTGGATGTGACCACTCAGGCGGATATTTTAGCGTTATTGACCGACCTGGTGCGGGAGCAAGGCTCCGCGCTGCTGTTTATCAGCCATGACTTGCCGGTGGTGGCGAAAGTCGCCGACGGCGTGATGGTGATGAACAACGGGCATCTGGTCGAGCAGGGCGACCTGGCGACGATATTCAGCCAGCCGAAAAATAGCTATACCCAAATGCTGGTCGCTACGGCGAACGCGTTTGACAAGATACTGGGCGGTCCGTCATGA
- a CDS encoding ABC transporter ATP-binding protein codes for MSLIEVSHVAFGYHRDRRILNDVSLHIRRGVNVGIVGESGSGKTTLLRLLLGLLRPSQGEIRFNGARLDPANRAFMRDYRKAVQVVFQDPYSSLDPRQRVRDIIAEPLRSLGIPGPVEPRVLEVLNAVGLAEESLDRYPHAFSGGQRQRIAIARAIVSRPAVLLADEAVSALDLATKLRIVELLKTLSHSLTLALVSHDLSVVAALCEEMVIVERGRIVESGRVEDILAAPRHAYTQKLLASIPRMPR; via the coding sequence ATGAGCCTGATCGAGGTCAGTCATGTGGCCTTCGGCTACCACCGGGATCGGCGCATACTCAATGACGTTTCGCTGCACATCCGGCGCGGGGTGAATGTCGGGATCGTCGGTGAATCGGGATCGGGCAAAACCACCCTGCTGCGGCTCCTGCTGGGGTTGCTCAGGCCGTCGCAGGGGGAGATCCGCTTTAACGGCGCGCGGTTGGATCCCGCCAACCGGGCGTTTATGCGCGATTACCGCAAAGCGGTGCAGGTGGTCTTTCAGGATCCTTATTCATCGCTGGATCCCCGTCAGCGGGTGCGGGATATCATCGCCGAACCTTTGCGCTCGCTGGGGATCCCCGGCCCGGTGGAGCCGAGGGTGCTGGAGGTCCTCAATGCGGTGGGGCTGGCGGAAGAGAGCCTCGATCGTTACCCGCACGCCTTTTCCGGCGGCCAGCGTCAGCGCATCGCCATTGCCCGGGCGATAGTTTCCCGTCCGGCGGTGCTGCTGGCCGATGAAGCCGTCAGCGCGCTCGATTTGGCGACCAAACTCCGCATTGTGGAACTGCTGAAAACCTTATCGCATAGCCTTACGCTGGCGCTGGTATCGCACGATCTGAGCGTGGTGGCCGCGCTGTGCGAAGAGATGGTGATCGTGGAGCGCGGCCGCATTGTGGAGAGCGGCCGGGTGGAGGATATTCTCGCCGCGCCGCGCCATGCGTATACGCAAAAGCTGTTGGCCAGCATCCCGCGCATGCCGCGTTGA
- the rpsF gene encoding 30S ribosomal protein S6: protein MRHYEIVFMVHPDQSEQVPGMIERYTGAITAAEGTIHRLEDWGRRQLAYPINKLHKAHYVLLNVEAPQEVIDELETNFRFNDAVIRSMIMRVKHAVTEASPMVKAKDERRERREDFAEAGDDTDAGDSEE from the coding sequence ATGCGTCATTACGAAATCGTTTTTATGGTTCATCCTGACCAAAGCGAACAGGTTCCAGGCATGATCGAACGCTATACCGGCGCCATCACGGCGGCGGAAGGTACGATCCACCGTCTGGAAGACTGGGGCCGCCGTCAACTGGCTTACCCGATCAACAAACTGCACAAGGCTCACTACGTTCTGCTGAACGTTGAAGCGCCGCAGGAAGTGATCGACGAGCTGGAAACAAACTTCCGCTTCAACGACGCCGTTATCCGCAGCATGATTATGCGCGTTAAACACGCGGTAACCGAAGCATCTCCGATGGTTAAAGCGAAAGACGAACGCCGTGAGCGTCGTGAAGATTTCGCAGAAGCCGGCGATGATACGGATGCTGGGGATTCTGAAGAGTAA
- the priB gene encoding primosomal replication protein N, with protein MVTTNRLVLSGTVCKTPIRKVSPSGIPHCQFVLEHRSAQEEAGFNRQAWCRMPVIVSGPTSQAFTHSITVGTQLTVQGFISCHQGRNGLSKIVLHAEQIELIDSGD; from the coding sequence GTGGTGACGACCAATCGTCTGGTGTTGTCGGGCACGGTGTGCAAGACCCCCATTCGTAAAGTCAGTCCTTCGGGTATTCCTCACTGCCAGTTTGTGCTCGAGCACCGATCGGCGCAGGAGGAAGCCGGATTCAACCGGCAAGCATGGTGTCGTATGCCCGTGATTGTCAGTGGACCAACGTCACAAGCATTTACCCACAGTATAACGGTCGGCACGCAACTCACCGTACAGGGGTTTATTAGCTGCCATCAAGGGCGCAATGGCCTGAGTAAAATAGTATTGCATGCCGAGCAGATTGAATTGATAGATTCTGGAGACTAG
- the rpsR gene encoding 30S ribosomal protein S18, translating into MARYFRRRKFCRFTAEGVVEIDYKDIATLKNYITESGKIVPSRITGTRAKYQRQLARAIKRARYLSLLPYTDRHQ; encoded by the coding sequence ATGGCACGTTATTTCCGTCGTCGCAAGTTCTGCCGTTTCACCGCGGAAGGCGTTGTAGAGATCGACTATAAAGACATCGCTACGCTGAAAAACTATATCACTGAAAGCGGCAAGATTGTTCCGAGCCGTATTACCGGTACTCGTGCAAAATACCAGCGTCAGCTGGCTCGCGCTATCAAGCGTGCGCGTTACTTGTCTTTGTTGCCGTACACTGATCGTCATCAGTAA
- the rplI gene encoding 50S ribosomal protein L9, translating into MQVILLDKVANLGSLGDQVNVKAGYARNFLVPQGKAVPATKKNVEFFEARRAELEAKLADVLSAAEARAAKIKELGSVTIASKAGDEGKLFGSIGTRDIADAVTAAGVDVAKSEVRLPNGVLRTLGEHEVSFQVHSDVFATLNVVVVAEA; encoded by the coding sequence ATGCAAGTTATTCTGCTTGATAAAGTAGCAAACCTGGGCAGCCTGGGTGATCAGGTAAACGTTAAAGCGGGCTATGCTCGCAACTTCCTGGTTCCGCAGGGCAAAGCCGTGCCGGCAACCAAGAAAAACGTTGAGTTCTTCGAAGCGCGTCGCGCGGAACTGGAAGCCAAACTGGCCGACGTTCTGTCTGCCGCCGAAGCTCGCGCCGCCAAGATCAAAGAACTGGGCAGCGTTACCATCGCGTCTAAAGCGGGCGACGAAGGTAAACTGTTCGGTTCCATCGGTACTCGCGATATCGCTGATGCGGTAACCGCGGCCGGTGTTGACGTTGCGAAGAGCGAAGTTCGCCTGCCGAACGGCGTTCTGCGTACTCTGGGCGAGCACGAAGTGAGCTTCCAGGTACACAGCGATGTGTTCGCTACGCTGAATGTGGTTGTTGTTGCTGAAGCGTAA
- a CDS encoding LysM-like peptidoglycan-binding domain-containing protein, whose protein sequence is MGRIAPRKRKVTWGYQALLRRCQRFIHRQPERAENEAVEDPQSPPSSGQRIKTSLRKIWHLPDHYRWMEPLPLFHRRWILVAIALLLALLLWPYSPPQPPRTVSAPAEQADDNVPIRAEMIENRPAAQQPPAAPPAQAVQPPPQNTPTPWRSYQIASGQTLAQLFRDNNLPVGDVFAMAQVEGNDKPLSNLRAGQAVKLQLNAQGTVAVLEIETTDNQVVRFTRNADGAFTRAR, encoded by the coding sequence ATGGGCAGAATTGCGCCCAGGAAGCGGAAAGTTACCTGGGGTTATCAAGCGTTATTACGCCGCTGCCAGCGTTTTATTCATCGGCAACCCGAGCGCGCCGAGAATGAAGCGGTGGAGGATCCCCAATCGCCGCCGTCATCCGGGCAGCGCATTAAGACCTCGTTGCGAAAAATCTGGCATCTGCCCGACCATTATCGTTGGATGGAACCCCTTCCTCTGTTCCATCGTCGCTGGATTTTAGTTGCTATCGCGCTATTGCTGGCGCTATTGCTGTGGCCTTACAGCCCGCCCCAGCCGCCGCGAACGGTTTCCGCGCCGGCGGAACAGGCGGATGATAATGTTCCCATCCGGGCGGAAATGATCGAAAACCGGCCGGCGGCGCAACAACCGCCCGCCGCCCCGCCGGCACAAGCGGTGCAGCCCCCGCCGCAGAATACGCCGACGCCCTGGCGCAGCTATCAGATCGCCTCCGGCCAGACGCTGGCGCAGCTGTTTCGCGACAACAATCTGCCGGTCGGCGACGTTTTCGCCATGGCTCAGGTGGAAGGCAACGACAAACCGCTCAGCAACCTGCGGGCCGGTCAGGCGGTCAAATTGCAGTTGAACGCGCAAGGCACGGTGGCGGTGCTGGAAATAGAGACCACCGATAATCAGGTCGTCAGGTTCACCCGCAACGCCGACGGCGCCTTTACCCGCGCCCGCTGA
- the fklB gene encoding FKBP-type peptidyl-prolyl cis-trans isomerase, whose protein sequence is MTTPSFDSVEAQASYGIGLQVGQQLQESGLEGLIPEALVAGLRDALEGNVPAVPVDVVHRALREVHERADAVRRERQQTLAVEGQQFLAENAQKEGVSSTESGLQFRVLTQGDGEIPSRQDRVRVHYTGRLIDGSVFDSSVERGQPAEFPVSGVIPGWIEALTLMPVGSKWELYIPHNLAYGERGAGASIPPFSALIFEVELLEIL, encoded by the coding sequence ATGACAACCCCTTCTTTTGATAGCGTCGAGGCGCAGGCAAGTTACGGCATCGGTTTACAGGTGGGTCAACAGCTACAGGAATCTGGTCTGGAAGGGTTGATCCCGGAAGCCCTGGTCGCCGGTTTGCGCGATGCGCTGGAAGGCAATGTGCCGGCGGTCCCGGTGGATGTGGTTCACCGCGCCCTGCGTGAGGTGCATGAACGCGCCGACGCCGTGCGCCGCGAGCGTCAGCAGACGCTGGCGGTTGAAGGACAGCAGTTCCTGGCGGAGAATGCGCAGAAAGAGGGCGTGAGCAGCACCGAATCAGGCTTGCAGTTCCGCGTACTGACTCAGGGCGACGGAGAGATCCCGTCGCGTCAGGATCGGGTGCGCGTTCATTATACCGGCCGCCTGATTGACGGCAGCGTGTTTGATAGCTCGGTCGAACGCGGCCAGCCCGCCGAATTCCCGGTCAGCGGGGTGATCCCCGGCTGGATTGAAGCCTTGACCCTGATGCCGGTCGGCTCCAAGTGGGAGCTGTATATCCCGCACAATCTGGCCTATGGCGAACGCGGCGCCGGCGCGTCTATTCCGCCGTTCAGCGCCCTGATTTTTGAAGTCGAGCTGCTGGAAATTCTGTAA
- a CDS encoding nitrilase-related carbon-nitrogen hydrolase has product MSTAPFLAAAVQFEPAMFAKEENIVRLLDLVEQAARQGAKLITTPEMATTGYCWYDRREIADQVETVPGATSARFSELARRYQCHIVLGMPEVDAESQLYYNSALLIGPQGVIGRHRKSHPYISEPKWAAAGDVGHQVFDTPLGKIGILICMDIHFPETARLLALAGADIICHVSNWLAERAPAPYWISRAMENSCYLLESNRWGLERGVQFSGGSGIIAPDGAIVDVVDNGDGIAYGEIDVRLSRRRQVLGEPVFAQRRPQEYHALLSDSFLWNPADFFGLYGHHPLPAGKQSRITVCQFSPADSVEENLAQIVALTQEAVDRQQSELLVFPEMALTGHGAPQTNAQTPDAPALRSLIQLAITLRVYLVVGMAERQEEKYYNTQVLLGPEGMIGSYRQMHLPLAYQSWATAGERWRVFDTPLGRLGLLSGNDALFPESGRILTLMGCDIVACSAALGDGFVSGHGGSQVAQNYPIPVGADPLHWHLLRTRAGENNFYLAFANSLDTHRQRGGYSGIFGPETFAFPRHERVLWQEPGIATLTVDTASLADSPVPTNAVRRKDLVAMRQVHHYRPLLLDQR; this is encoded by the coding sequence GGAGATGGCGACGACCGGCTACTGCTGGTATGACCGCCGGGAGATCGCCGACCAGGTGGAAACCGTGCCCGGCGCAACGTCGGCGCGTTTTAGCGAACTGGCGCGGCGCTATCAGTGCCATATCGTGCTGGGAATGCCGGAAGTGGATGCGGAAAGCCAACTGTATTACAACAGCGCGCTGCTGATCGGCCCGCAGGGGGTGATCGGCCGCCACCGCAAAAGCCACCCCTATATTTCCGAACCCAAGTGGGCGGCGGCGGGCGACGTCGGGCATCAGGTGTTTGATACGCCGCTCGGCAAGATCGGCATTCTGATCTGCATGGATATCCATTTCCCCGAAACCGCCAGACTGCTGGCGCTGGCGGGGGCGGATATCATCTGTCACGTCAGCAACTGGCTGGCGGAACGCGCCCCGGCGCCCTACTGGATCAGCCGCGCCATGGAAAATAGCTGCTATCTGCTGGAAAGCAACCGCTGGGGGCTGGAGCGCGGCGTGCAGTTCAGCGGCGGCAGCGGGATTATCGCCCCGGACGGCGCGATAGTAGACGTGGTGGATAACGGGGACGGCATTGCTTACGGCGAGATTGACGTGCGGCTCAGCCGCCGGCGTCAGGTATTGGGCGAACCGGTGTTCGCCCAGCGGCGGCCGCAGGAGTACCACGCGCTGCTTAGCGACAGCTTTCTGTGGAACCCGGCGGATTTCTTCGGCCTCTACGGCCATCATCCCCTGCCGGCGGGCAAACAGAGCCGTATTACCGTCTGCCAGTTCTCCCCCGCCGATAGCGTTGAGGAGAATCTCGCCCAGATTGTGGCGCTGACGCAGGAGGCGGTCGACCGGCAACAAAGCGAACTGCTGGTGTTTCCCGAAATGGCGCTGACCGGCCATGGCGCGCCGCAAACCAACGCCCAGACGCCGGACGCCCCGGCGCTACGGTCATTGATCCAGTTGGCCATAACGCTGCGGGTGTATCTGGTGGTCGGCATGGCGGAACGACAGGAAGAGAAATATTACAACACCCAGGTACTGCTGGGGCCGGAAGGGATGATCGGCAGCTACCGCCAGATGCATCTGCCCCTGGCCTATCAGTCGTGGGCGACGGCCGGCGAACGGTGGCGCGTATTCGATACGCCGCTGGGGCGCCTGGGCCTGCTGTCGGGCAATGACGCGTTGTTTCCCGAATCAGGCCGAATTCTCACCCTGATGGGCTGCGACATCGTGGCCTGTTCGGCCGCGCTCGGCGACGGTTTCGTCAGCGGCCACGGCGGTAGCCAGGTTGCGCAAAATTACCCGATCCCGGTGGGGGCCGATCCGCTGCACTGGCATTTGTTGCGCACCCGCGCCGGTGAAAACAATTTCTATCTGGCCTTTGCCAACAGCCTGGACACGCACCGCCAGCGCGGCGGATACAGCGGGATATTCGGACCGGAAACCTTCGCCTTCCCGCGGCATGAACGGGTGCTGTGGCAGGAGCCGGGCATCGCGACCCTGACCGTCGATACCGCTTCGTTGGCGGACAGCCCGGTGCCGACGAACGCCGTCAGGCGCAAGGATCTGGTGGCGATGCGTCAGGTGCATCATTACCGGCCGCTGCTGCTCGATCAACGCTAA